aaaacataaaaaatttaaaaaaaaaacttcaaatggaaaaaaatataaaaaaattaaataaaaaaaatcaaaaattaaaaaaaaaattaaattaaaaaatggttttaaatttaaataactccAAAAAagcttctaaattaaaaaaaaatcagaaatttaaaaaaattaaaggtcacaaaaaatttaaaaaaaaatcttgagaagTTCTTTATTagaataaggctggtacaaatatttttaaaagtttttgtcaccccccccccccttcaaaattggcccgaaaaatcaggggtcaaaaaaatatttttacaataaacttcaaaatttcaatgaaaattcaagtgcagccagctgaaatcaaattaaaatacattcttctgcgttttaaatcatttttagcatgtttgggtttattaaaaaatcttaagattttttgaaaattttcgatgcaaaatctttttttttcgatacaatttttgtttttgtcagatcttagattttttgaaaactaatgattgaaaaacaactgaactagtgtaaaatgcagtttaaaacacttttttcatttaaatgtgaagactatggcttgttatttaaatttttatttttttttttgccccccccttgacctcggccagggccgagggacaaaaacttttttaaatatttgcatcggcttaatgaaatacaaaaaaaaaaatcattaaattttattttttttgaatttcttttttttttaaatgtttatatttttttagatttttggaatttttaaaatacttagaatttttttaatttttcgattttcaatgttaaaacatgaaacatttgtgaaattttccgatcttttcgaaaacaatacttttaaaaaatttgagtcaagactaacatttcaaatgggccaaacatacaatattacgcccttttgaaatgttagtcttgactatTTGAAATTCGACCATCGTTTCAATAAAAGCAatcatcacaaaatttcaaaaaaaaataaaaaaatcataaaaaatattaaaaaataaattaaaaaaagtttaatatccacaaaaaaaacttcaaaatattgaaaaacatagCTTATGTTCTTGAgtactttttaaaaacaaaaaaaaagtttaaattttttaatcttcaaatttagaattttttttttgaactttaaaattatttttttttaatttgttgaatttttgaatttttttgaattttaaatatttggttttttttaatctctcgatttgtgaaattttccgatcttttcgaaaacaatacttttaaaatttttgaattaaggctaacatttcaaatgggccaaaaacaatattacgcccttttgaaatgttagtctagacTATTTGAAATTCGACCATCGTTTCAATAAAAGCAATCATcgcagaatttcaaaaaaaaaaataaaaataatcaaaattttaaacaaatttaaaaaaaattaaattaaaaaaaagtttaatatctactaaaaaaacttcaaaattttcaaaaacttaagaaattttaaaaaatttaatgctttcaaaacattagaaaatatgaaattcttaagtactttataaaaattgaaaaaaaacaatacagtttatttttttgaatctttagattttattttattttaaatttttggatgttaaaaaaaaaaaatttgaattttaattttttttagatttttggaatacaggaagataaaaaaaataatttttatagattttttttttaaattaggccgttgcaaatattctttgaagtttatgtccctcgactctgaccaaagtagaaagtagaaaaataaaaaagtataaaaattgaaattacgagccatggtttcaacatttgaatgaaaaaagtgttttaaaatgcattatacacctttccagttgttttgtcagcattagtttccaaaattatttaagtattgacgaaaattttatttttttgcattggaatttcataaaaattgaaaacattttcaaacaagcccaaacaaacaaaatatggttattaatgcagaaaaatgcatttcagattgttttcagatgattagactaatattttcatggaaattttgaagttttttggaaaatttttttgccccctgatttttcagaccaattttgaaggggggaggggggggggggcgacataagctttgaaaaatgtttgcagcggcctagatttttttgatttttttgaaaattaacaatcgtttcaataaaaacaaccacaaaatttcaaaaattaaaaaaaaatctaaaataaaaaaaaataagttaaaataataaaaaaaaagttaaaataataaaaaaaaattaaaaaaaaaaaattaagaaaaaaaaactctttgaaaataaaaaaaaactaattttttaaactttaggtttatataattttttaattttgtataatttgtccatcgtttcaataaaaacaaCCATGAAAATGGTATTACAaatttcgatcgtaatttctcgatccacgatcgagatttttcgaTAGTAAAATTTCGATCGTCGTTTTTCGATGGTAAGTCGTCATTTTACaattgagaaattttttttacgaatatatttaaaaaatgtttaaaatttttgtaatgttttattgatttcCAATTATCTTGAGGTAAGAATTATTTCTattattctttttaaaaattttcgaatagtcggaaattaaaaaaaaaaatacaattcaaaattttatattgtaaatctggcaaccctgtcttaagtTATTAGTACTCAGTGAAATTAGCAATTAAAATCCTAtaattttgatgaaagtttATTTCTGAAACCTTCTTACTGTAGAATGTACTCTAGaaattcaaaagacctttcagtTGAGCATTAGTATTGAAGATATGGCAGCCCTGCCGTATGATATCGTCACTTAACcaccgttttcaattttttttccagtccGACGGCCACTCCACCACCTCCAACAATAGCACCAACAACGCCAGCACATCCTCCCCATCTTCCTCCTCCACCGCCGACATCAACGAGCTGCTCTGGTGGCGCGAAAGTCTCAACCTGGACAAGGCGAACCTCGCCCTGATGGGCTTCAGCAAGGGTTGCGTCGTCCTGAATCAGTTCATCTACGAGTTTCACTACTACAAAACGCTCACGCCGGACGACAGCACCATGATGCGGTTGGTGTCCCGGATAAAGGACATGTACTGGCTGGACGGGGGTCACGGCGGCGGCAAGAACACCTGGATCACGTCGCGAAGTTTGCTGGAGACGCTCTGCCGGTTGGGGATCAACGTGCACGTGCACGTCACGCCGTACCAGATTCAGGACGACCACCGACCGTGGATCCGGAAGGAGGAGAAGGCGTTCACGGATCTGCTGAAGCGTCTGGGGGCGCCCTTCGATCGGCATCTGTACCCCAGTGAGGCCAACTCGACGAACCTGTTTACGCACTTTGAGGTGTTGAACCGCTTCCGGCAGTACCAGATCAACGTGTTTGCCCAGCAGCACTTGCAGGCGCAGGCGCAGgctcagcagcaacagcaattGACGGCGACGAATCTGAGCACGACGGGGACAAACTCCGTggatgagcagcagcagcagccgattTTGACGCAGCTGGAGCAGATGGGAGTGGTTGGAGCGGGAGGCAATTCGATTGTGACGGCGGTGGATGCTGTGGAGCAGATGATTACCGGCGGAGGGAACGAGACGGATCTGGAGGAGGACAAGCTGGACGACGGCGAGGACGAGGAGGAGAATGGGCACAAGTGAACAGGAAAGGGTGAGTTTTGGGggatctttttgccttcctcgctgaagaagctataaaatcactcgaaaaatttattttacctcctagacccaccttcatttatACTAATCGACTTAGATTCAATTTctaagcaaatgtctgtgcgtgtgtgggGGGATATTGATCAAAAAATGTCTCTTCATTATCTCGGCTTTTGCTGAACGAATTTTGTTTCGGATGTGGTCTTTAAAGTTTCGGGTCCCACAGCttggtattgaaaattgttaaagaaattaaatattttttttgaatttatttactttttttaaggcAGGAAAAGACTGATATTACTTCAGCAGGGAAACGTTAACAGGGAAAATTATAGTTCTCGTATTGGCCACCAGATGGCGTCATTGAAATCCAATTTCCCTGCTCACTTCACATCGTCAGCAGGGAAAAAATTGTGAAGACAGCAGGGAAAGTGAAATTTCCCTGCTAACgcaaataggattttttttaaactataatttttatcgtaaatgcaatcttttcaacaatatatttgctttgatgtatttaaattagtttttttttacgtatTTCAATGCCTTCGAAtctgaacaaatattttcctTGCTAACGTATCAGTTACTGAgccagaaaaaaatgcatagtCATGGATCACAAAAATCGGCgttttcaaaccaaaataataatttaagtttaaatttacattcaaacttttatacaaaggtactcaaaatattttcaaaacattcctGTTCTTCAAGTGTTCAGCAGtgaattcgacggtaacatttcaaaagacatcatgtacattttgacactttctgggttattgcatattctgaaagtactcctaataagctacctctccaccaaaaatgagcaaaagttacttcagtaaagtctgtttaatcatgattttaaataaagtaacataaacaaaatctctgccatcagcagtctctgtttatatagccctgtcaacctgacaaacaaaagactacatgaacctcgtgacggaaaaaagcaacatgaacaaagcgccatgtacattcggcgaagaaaaccgaatcataacaaagcgtccccctcaatgccagcagggtgatataaacgttggtgatttcaaaagaagttatgtttgtttttctcaaataaaattacggaaataatgttttattgaatttggatgatcaagtatcaataaaagcgacgtttttcatcgtttgttatcattagaacatcttattttgcttttatattaaaatgggaattgaaaatgggtgctaaacattcaaatgcgtttttctcaaaacgcatggtttgtacatgatgctttttgaaatgttggcgtcgaattcTATCATTGGGGCGTGGCTTATTATTGTGATGAGCATTTTCCTTGCTAACTTCACAGTTTTTTGTCACAGTTACcaagctttttgttttttttatacaagcTAAGGTCTATGtagaactatttaaaaaataaattagtagtttgtatttaattttacaCTGGCTTCTTCTGACAAGTTTATTTCTGGCTCAGTAACTGTTACGTTATTTAGCATGAAAAATATCCGATAATAAAACTTCTCCTCCATTAGCAAAATCAGGCCTGACCAACCCTTTTTactcaatttttacatttttgatcgtctaATTAACAATTGCCAACATTTTAATGATTTGTTTGATGGAATCAATTCTCATGTGACCAGCGAAcataactttgataaaagtttgaaaaaatatacataCTAGTCATTTTTATCTTCATTTTTAAGTCGAAAATCAATCCAGCTCGCGGGCCAGTTAACAAAAACTGAGATTAAATTGcattgaaataaacaaaaaatactgatttgatcaaatcagcAGGAAATTGTTCAAATAATTACCGCTAACGTAAGCagcgaaaatataaaaaaaatcgtttcgtAAATAGTTGGCAAATTCTTAAGGATTTGGAGTTGCTTCAATAATTTCTTTACTATTAATCGCTTGACATTAGCATgttttttagagcaattttacaaaaactatGGAACATTGAGGCCAAAACTCCTAGCGACAtccatttgaattatttgaaaattaattatttttttctaaagttaaATTCGTGTCTCATAATTGATTCTTTTAACTGAAGTCACGGACGAAATCACCCTGCTTACGCGTTCcagaattgattgattttttttcaaactgaagTCCCAAACAAATCAGAAATGTTTTACCTGCTAACGTAACAGTTTACTGGGCCAAGTGTTACTTCAGCAGGGAAAGCGTAGGCCACGCCCCCACAACGTTGTTAgcagtgaaaaaaagtgatgtcagcagggaaaaaatctgcctattttatttattatgttttcaaaacatattggGGCATGATATATTTTTGTggctttcatgttttttcaattaaatatattgcttacaaaataatattttcttgaaattacaaaaacagAGAAAAGTTTTTCCTGGTTCATGAGAGGAACAGCCTTCAAGAGTATCAAGGCGATATTTACaatgcggattcagtggcaatgtTATTACTTAACTAATGATAAAATGATTCATGTTAATGTTAAACtactaccgtaatctggggtgaatcgagactacagtctgaatagggacagcagtttttagagcacttaaagcttttaaatttggaaatggatgtacacgtTTTGTTGGCCTGACTCTGTTATAACCGaatccaaccagaaaaatcaaaatattgtgcccagtttacggtattggTCGATTTCCCTAAGGTTTCCATATATAAGTTcgggaaaaaatatcaaatgcaATTGAACTCTCAAACTACCGCATATGAGGTGAAAGCTTTGCCACCATACATGGCCctgtaaaaaacttaaatctgCGGTCTTCACAACTATTTGCCCTGCGGCCTACGTTTTCCCTGCTGAAGTAACACTTAACTCAGTAAACTGTTACGTAAGCagggaaaacatttttgatttgtctGGGACTTCACTTAAAAATAGATTCTGGGACATCTgtctgaaaaaatgaaaaaaaaaatcgaaaaaaattaaatttaattgttttaaaattgaattctaATACCAAGCGGTTAATGGTAAAGAAATATTTGCAAGGAAATCCAAATCTTTAAGAGTTATCCAACCAGAAAAGATGTGATattgttatttcaaacaaaatatttatttgagttaACATTACAATCGTACTTTTATGAAAAGGTAGTAAAATGTGCTAGTGTTAAATTAAATAGATACCtactcatttattttttaaatagttctaCATGACCTTAacctgtataaaaaaaaaaaaacaaaaagcttgGTAACTGTGACAAAAAAACTGTGAAGTTAGCAAGGAAAATGCTCATCACAATAATAAGCCACGCCCCAATGATAGAATTCACTGCTAAACACTTGAAGAACaggaatgttttgaaaatattttgagtacctttgtataaaagtttgaatgtaaatttaaacttatattattattttggtttgaaaacGCTGATTTTTGTGATCCATGACTTTTTTCCTGGCTCAGTAACTGATATGTTAGCAaggaaaatatttgttcagaTTCGAAGGCATTGAAATAcgtaaaaaaacactaatttaaatacatcaaaggaaatatattgttgaaaagattgcatttacgataaaaattatagtttaaaaaaaacctatttgcgttagcagggaaatttcactttccctgctgtcttcacatttttttccctGCTGACGATGTGAAGTGAGCAGGGAAATTGGATTTCAATGACGCCATCTGGTGGCCAATACGAGAACTATAATTTTCCCTGCTAACGTTTCCCTGCTCAAGTAACATCGGTAGGAAAAGCCACCAAAGCAGTAAtagtaatctaaaaatgaaaaaatgtttcaaaatttataaaaaaaaaacataataaaaaaagaagtttaaatCTATTAggtattctaaaaaaaagtaataactCTGTCCTCCTAGAGATACAATCTTTAAAtgtattaattgaaaaaaaacaacttgaaaTATTAAGATCAAAACAtctgataattcaaaaattaaaaaaattacgagaTCAAAAATCTGAATACTTAGAGAgggttaaaaagtttaaaatcttgtttttcgtttaaatctaaaaatctgtaaatctgtctttgaaaataggaaaaaaactaaaaatctccaaatctttaaatccaaatttccaaaatcttGAAATGTTTCCAATCTTTTTAATTACTTGGAATCCCTAAAATCTTAAGAATATTAAactctaaaaattgaaaattgatattttaaatcgaaaaatccaattttttttcgattaaataaaaaaataaaaaaaaaaatctaaaaatcctaaaaacaaaaaaaaaatgtaaatattaaatGCCCTTAAATCTTTATAGTTCAAAAAAACTAAGATGTTTATAGATCTAATTAACTTAAAATCCAGTTTTACTTGTTAAGCTCAAAtagctcaaaaaataaaaatatttaaattaatatcAAAACATCGTATAGTAATTTAAAGAAAACTCAACCAAAACAATGTGAATGGGCCAATGTGAGCTCTGCTCACTCCTAACGTAAATTTCCAGTGTTGTTGACAAAGTGACGTTTGtcctttttaaaagttttgctagaaatctgaaattaaaatcttcaaatttaaaatccagAGTCCTttaatgtaaatattttaaatctagaaataaaaaataattaataaattcaaaaaccccctaataaatatttaaatattgggtcattccatctcaactgtgcacgaaaaagtgcaaatttgaaaattaccctctccgatcctgctcaaatttggcagagctgttgatactatcaaaacatgcaagaatcccgaatttcaaccaaatcggaccaccccctccatttttgtacctccccaaaaaatcgactttttggcaatttttgaccaaacctcctagtttcaaacgacgatagcTCAAGAACCActaatcttagagggtcggtcttagactcaattttgaaggaaattggacgtagaatccatttccgtgatcaaaatgttgattaatttattttttctacctgtattgcgcaattgaaaactttaaacggccgtatctcaaaacaccccaacttattttttttatttgacctcaccatcgtgttccccggccaattttacataagaatcacttatcgacagaaatgaatatgtttcgttccagagatatcaaattttgaagttttgtgttttcgagattacctacatcagcttcattcgccgcatctgctagaagcacacaggcgggctgatcaataactgctacctgatgttctgggagatgattaatttaatttggcaggttaagtcatagtttcgtccaatttgctcattttcactatttaaacaacaaattttgcaaaacttttgatagacacttgcttgttcacttcttattgagctatttatcactcgatttcagttgaaaacgcttttaatcagctgtaattgaatgccaaagcgctgatatggcaacattagaggaacgctggaattagatgcttttcccttaccttgatcaatctatttttgtgaaaggaatatttattgggttattttgaatgcaccgttttttacatgttgctaaccgttttagagtacctccgaggccatgactagggcctttatcatgggcggtagcaaaatagtgccattcagcaaaaaccccaaaacctgctttattattattattattattatagtttattattgacactttaccataatttggcaaatccgATTTATGggttaaaagattgatcatattaaatcaatttttatgttgtgagcctatttgattaaaagatgattttggccaaggtacatttaattaaaaaaaatccttatacgtgtggacagcagccgtactgtgttccaagaatccaagaatgatagaagaaaaaaaacactgttgttcggacggtgtcgaaatcatcgcaactaaatttggggaattagccgctttgcagcagatcaaactttgtgattttcttatatttttcagttttatactttccagaaatccttttcctactccttgtgatcgtccttcactagagtacaacgtatcaacaaattttattcattttaattcatattttttactcaatgatgtatcgtgcacttattgttcagtgttactaacaagattaattgcattttcctgctcgctccgtcggaatccaattctgccctttactgtgtgtcgttattgctctgtcctgtgggttagcacagaaattcacttcattaatttatttttagcagataaacattcgcgattaaactccagtttcctacagtgttatacagttaatttttgcccaatttgataaagattatttatgatgaaaattatttcaataaatgaccaggtagcagtaattgatcagcccgcctgtgtgcttctagcagatgcggcaaatgaagctgatgtaggtaatctcgaaaacacaaaactttaaaattcgatatctctggaacgaaacatattcatttctgtcgataagtgattcttatgtaaaattggccggggaacacgatggtgaggtcaaataaaaaaaataagttggggtgttttgagatacggccgtttaaagttttcaattgcgcaatacaggtagaaaaaataaattaatcaacattttgatcacggaaatggattctacgtccaatttccttcaaaattgagtctaagaccgaccctctaagatttgtggttcctgagttatcgtcgttggaaactaggaggtttggtcaaaaatcgccaaaaagtcgattttttggggaggtacaaaaatggagggggtggtctgatttggatgaaattcgggattcttgcatgttttgatagcctcaacagctctgccaaatttgagcaggatcggagagggtgattttcaaatgctgttccgcttcagatggaatgaccctatTATGAAATCCTAACACCTAGAATTTTTTaacatatataaaaatttaaaacttaaattaaaaaaaaaaacctgaaattgCTCAAtagaatcatttaaaaaatctttatattcaataaatgaaaaaaatattaaaaatttaaaatgtataatgccgaaaaatctaaataaaaaattaaacctttcaaatttaaaaagaaacctATTAAAACATCTTAACaactaaaatgataaaaatcacaaaccaccaaacataaaaatttaaaatttggcaacgtcaaattttaaaattaaaaatccattcaacTCAAAagtagaaaatattaaaatcaaaaatcttagaacctttttttatcacattttaaaaatctaaagaataaaaaaatcttaaatagaaaagaagttaaattattttacaatGTTTgattaataaggccgttgcaactctttttcaaagtttgccCCATCCTTCGAAATCGCTCCGAAAAATCAAggtgcacaattttttttcaaaaaacttcaaaattttgaagggaACAGATATttaatcaattgaaaacaatgttaaacgtattttaaatcatatttagcatacacaaaaccgcaaaaagttttttgttttcagcgaaaaaaataattgcttcggtaatttgatattttgaaaatgatttcaaaacaactgggcaggtgtgaaatgcattttaaagcacttttttcattcaaatgttaatgcCATGGcttggattttaaattttta
This is a stretch of genomic DNA from Culex pipiens pallens isolate TS chromosome 1, TS_CPP_V2, whole genome shotgun sequence. It encodes these proteins:
- the LOC120416903 gene encoding mitochondrial protein C2orf69 homolog encodes the protein MHALRCSDGSSTTTTATTTTGGAGAIAAAGGSSGIVSGTSILQLQQQQQQQQQVQQQQCPSQQQQQQLPKGGPVRINGVKGYQNRTNHIIYCPPLLRSKEDCTAVVYFGGDVQDIPEKMETNRDNKNYIKWNLENTALLLRDSFPRAHIVVVRPMRMEYSTFSCFDNFVRGNNAGIPDHTPMHFSLQHLEELLNNLTKKLTKPVLEPDLLHKLIAATSSSLCPGELERTAATVAAAAAAASSGTTAGTTTTTATDMDVDVLQSDGHSTTSNNSTNNASTSSPSSSSTADINELLWWRESLNLDKANLALMGFSKGCVVLNQFIYEFHYYKTLTPDDSTMMRLVSRIKDMYWLDGGHGGGKNTWITSRSLLETLCRLGINVHVHVTPYQIQDDHRPWIRKEEKAFTDLLKRLGAPFDRHLYPSEANSTNLFTHFEVLNRFRQYQINVFAQQHLQAQAQAQQQQQLTATNLSTTGTNSVDEQQQQPILTQLEQMGVVGAGGNSIVTAVDAVEQMITGGGNETDLEEDKLDDGEDEEENGHK